The genomic segment TTTGCCACAAGGTGGAGAACATGAGTCATGTTTTCTGTAAGAAACATTTATCAAATACATATGTTGGTGTTCATTTCTAACTTGAATAACATGCTGTTATTGATTAAATATTGTCCCATTATGTCACTTATATAAACCAGTGATTTGTGTCTAAACTAGGGATtcactgactgtaaaaactcTGGGTTGATAACAgtttaaaatacaattttcttgCCAGCAGATACCAGAgcctttgtgtttgtgcagttcTAGTTTGAACATTTAATCAGTGTATTATTggtcacttgtttttttttcttcctctgctaGGCTACATCCACTACGAGCCATCTAAGGACCGTGTGAAGCCCCACCTGCTGGAGATGCTGATCCAGCTTCCTCCAAACTCTGTGACTGAGGTTACAGTGCAGTTTGAGAGGGCTCTGCTCAAATGGACTGAATACCCACCCGATCCCAACCACGGTTTCTATGTCGGGTATGCACGTAGGATTGCATGTGTGACATGTGTTGCTTCTCAAatgatttttgcttttttaaaatttttttaggattttaaattaatgttGGACTTTTATTGACTAAAGTCCTTGTCCTTGTCTTTAACATTTAGATCTTCAGTTATTAGTTCTCTTGTACCAAGCACTGTCGCCATGGATACAAACAGCACTCGGGAACGACCACTTTTCAGCAGCTTGTAAGTACACAGCCCCCATCGCCCACCCACCTTGATGAAAATGacatttattgtgttttattcacGGACTGTTTGAGTTTCTGCACAGACACGTTTATCTAGAAAATGGGATGATCAAATTTTCCTCTCTCACCAGTTTTCCCTGTAAAGAAGAGTCCAGCTACTTTGTCCGCATCTACACAGAGCCTCTGCTTGTCAATCTGCCCACTCCAGACTTCAGCATGCCTTACAATGTCATCTGCCTGACATGCACTGTAGTGGCTGTGGGCTACGGCTCTCTATACAACTTACTAACGCGGAGCTTCCAGATCGAAGAGCCCAACCCAGGACTGGCCAAGCGGATCGCTAACGTCATCCGAAGGATGAGGGGCGTCCCGCCACTCTGAGGCTTTGTGAGCATGCCAAGTGGCATCTTTTAGAAAGGAAGTTTTCCTTTTGTTGAAACTACTGGAGAATATATAATATACAGGAAGAACTGGGACAAATACTGCTATGAATGTTTTAAAACCTGTCAACTTGAGGATTTTGTTGTTGAATGGAATAAGATGGATACATTTGTTGAACATTTGTGTTGTAAAGCAATTTCTTGCTGCCTAAGGACAAAAAAAGTAGACGGGAAGTTGAAGATTTGTTCTTGTTTGATAAATATGATGAACCAAAGCTGAGCAATGGGCTGCAGTGTTTTAAAACCCCTTCGTTTTTGGGGATTTGGggtagggtttttttgtttttgtttgtttgtttgtttgttttctggatTTTTAAAACTATAACCCATTACATCATAATGCCATACTGTCATTAAGGCATACTGTTACTGTGAGGGAACTGTAATAAAATCAGGTTATTCTGATTTCATATCTCACTGCACTCTGAAGCCTCTGGGCTCACTTAGAAATATAATCGCTTTTGGTCTCTAAGTGGTCTTAAGACTTTTTTGGCATCTCCGCCACTATGAGATACACTAAGTCAAAGTCACTTCAGGATGTCATAACGTTTTTCTTTTTAGACTGCGTATCTTAATTGAAACTTCATTCATGACAGGGCATTAAAAACTCTAAAACTCATtccagtatgatgtcatatattgTGTGAAACGAATGCTAAAAAGTATAGACTTAAAAGTGATAAAATTAACTTATTCCATGTTTCTACGCAGGATATCAATTGTTGTCAAGTAAAACCGAGCTGCCCTTTACCAAATATTTATTTGGCACTGATTTTGGTTAGTTTTGAATGTTAATGCAATTGTCTGAGCATAATAAATACCTTTATTTGTTGAATTATTAAGTCATCAGTTTTAAGCACTTTCGTTGTCTTATAACAAATACACTATGGACAAAACTACAGAGCCACACTTCCTCTTCTCTAAATTCAGGTGCTTTCACTCCTGTTGCTGCAGGTAACAGCCAAGCAGTCTGCCTTTATTTGTTAAAGGTTGTTCTAAAGAGCTCACTAAATTTGAGTATGGTAGTGTAATAGGATGCCACCACCGCAACAAGTCAGTTCATGAAATTTCTTCCCTCTTAGATATTTAATGATCAGGTGAAGTGGTGATATAGCAAAGTGGAGGCATCTAGGAGCCACAACAACTCGGCCACAAATTGTTGGACATGTAGATCTTCAGAGGGGTGTCACCAAGGGCTGAGGTGATACAGCCTAAAAGTCACTAAAGCTGCTGACTCGataactgcagagctccaaacacctctggcattaacatcagcactaAAACTGTGCACCTGGAGCTTCGTAGTCCTGGGTTCTATGTGCTGTAGATGTTAAATACTAAATAAAATACTGCCATGCATTTACTTTTGTTTAAGTcttttacacacatttttttgttttccttcctaGAAAAATATTTCTGTAAAACAGTGAGCTCCATTTGAATGTTTGACTATGTTCTGTATTGTTATTACTGTCACTGCCTTTTCAATAAACTGccaaaaataatttttcaaaTTACTAGACGCGAAATTGCCCAACTCTAAATTAAACAGGAGTTGGAGCATTATTACTTCCCATTGAGTGCCCATATTTTTGTGTAAACATAGTTGGCCTCACTGATGACAGACTCTGAAGGAACAAACACAGACGTCTCTCTGTATTTGCCAGGTCAGCAATTCTTACCCCTGTGTGTTTGCCAACAGTgtggaacaaaaacaaagcaaaacgcAGCTTTCCACATGTAGAATTTGATGTTCATATGTGATCTGCTACAAACTGCAATTTTTCTCCTCGGACATGATATAGCAAAGGAACTTGTCACTGATTGTTGCAACTTTCTTTGGTCAAACTAGTAATttacaaaaaactaaaatgttctttaaataacaaacagcaaaaTACAGTTTGAGACACAAGTGTGCAACAATCCTGAAAACTAAGAACGTTTTCATCGTCCATCTGAATCATTTTGTGTTCTGCCAGGAAACACTTTCCATTCTTGCTACatttcatcatttgtttttgcaggGAAACGGACTCAACCACCCCCCCTTGTGAATTCCAGGatctattaaaaacacatttatagcaAGGTTATACAGGATTGGGCTATTTTTATTGGtcatacaaaaacaacaaaaacaatgcaTCATACTCTAAGGCTTTAATTAGAAATGGAACAGATATACTGTTTTTCACACTGAAGTAAGAATACATGTTGTAAAAAATAGAACaagaaataaatgcaaacaGGCCACTTTTTCTCTGTGAGAAAATGCGTCCATTTAAACAGAGGGAGAGCCGTGATGTTTAATGCAGATTGATGGACTTCCTAATCAGCAGGGCTCACTGCATGCATGACCACAGGTAGTCCTGCAGCACTTTTGATGTCCTGGACACTGACCATCGTGATAGCAGTACTCAGCACACATGGGGGTGGTCTCAGGCAGAGGACAGCCGCCAGGCTTCACTGATCACAGCGAAGTCAAAAAAATATGATTACCGGTAGTTGCAAAATACCTTTAAACACTTGGGATGCATATGGGGGTGTTTTCTACTTTGTTGATCTCTCACCTACGTATGGTGCCATGCACTCATGTCCACATCCGTTGGAGCAGCACTTTTTCTTGTCGGGGCAGTCACTGTCATTAGAGCAAAATTCAGCACACCGTCCGTAGCCCAAGCGCCTGCGAGGACACACTCCTGGCTTtactgaaagaaaagagaaatcaGTATAGACAAAGAGATAGAACGGGAGAGTGTGGTACATGGGCCTTTTGACTGGAAGAAACCTTTTAGACAGCTGAGActtgaaagaaaaaagcagaaaagcatTACGGATCAGCCGTGCCAAATGAGACACGAGTTATGATTTTGAGTGGTTCCCAATTTGGTTGCTAAACAAACAAGCACGCGCATTTCAAAAAGAATCCGTAAGCAGTCAGATAATGGGTTGAAGAAATTTGAGTCAAAAGAAACTTGCCTGTTAATTTGCAGCAAGCTCGCGCTGAAAGAACAGTGTCAAAGTGCGCTAATGCGCAAAATGCTAAAATCAATGCGCAAATTGTCCACCAGTGTTTGTCCATGTTCACTTCTTGCTCAAAACATGTACTGCTGTGTGCAAAAATACTGTACACTAGTCCATAGCCACATGCTGAGCAGGCCACTTAGAGGATGCTGGGTCCTTGTGCCTGTAGAGTTACAGATAAAATATGGCATGTACTGTGGTATGAAtcttttaatgttgtttacGTGTTAGTAATAAAACTAGACAGCTGAAAAATGTTATGATGACCAAGAGTTTTTGTCATGTGACCTCATTTTACCTTCACTTTATTTTAGTGCTTCCAGCAAATTTCTCAATTTCTCCTCCAACAGTATGTGACATGTGCGAAGcggtttattttctttttaaccagTGGACCAGCCCGCATTTCCATCTAGCATTATTAGACTCcatagacaaaaaaaacaatatgcGGTTGGATTATTTACACACTActacacagaaacacatttgaTACAATAGATCAGATGAGGAGTTTTAAAGTCATttcagagttgtttttttttaagagaggcACCAGTTTGTGAAGTTAAACGAATTATTGCTCATATATTAGAGAAGGAAGTTATGCTTGTGGTGTCCCCCAGGGGTCAGTGTTGGGTCCTAAATTGTTTAAATCACACATCAATTACATACATAAGGTGTCCAGAATATTAATAATGATTCTGTTTAAGACTAATAATTTATGCTCTGGTGGTGATATACAGCATTTATTGGATGAGATGACTTTATGACTCTACAAAATAACTATTGTTTAGCGTGTTAGCTTAAGGGTGATGTGGAGGATGGCCTCTCTGTTCAGTTTAGTTGGGTGTGTGCTTGGCGTGTACACCACTGTGCAGACCACACAGTccattgcagaatattttactTCCCACAGAAATTCTACAAGAAGTGTTGGTAAGTCTCAAGCAGctacttcttcttttctccACAAGGTGGGGAACATGTCTTAGTCTTCCAATCTAACTTGTTTATTAGTTTTTGTTGCAACATTGCATGCTGTTATTGACTGAATATTGTCACATAGtatcatatttatttaaattagtaGGCTGTGCTAAAACTAGGGATGCACtgataaaatgaaatgataaacaaagtaaagaataaataaataaagatttggcttgataaaaacaaagcattacatttgattaaaactgaaatattttttatttggaAATAGGACTGAAAGATGTCAATGATTGATTTTAACTGGTTGTTTCAACAGAGCTTTCCAAATTGAGTGTGTGAAATCCTACATATGGCCACTCTGACAAACtcattttcctgcagtttttgtgtgttCACAAACTGTGAAATGTTCGTGCTATTTAATTCTGATTCTCTGCTTTTAGCACTTAAATTCCTCCCCTGCACAGAATGGAGAGCAATAATGTAAACAGCCGTGTGTTTTGCTTTAGTAAGGGTTGATGCTGCTGCTTCCTTTCACCACAAAGTGACGAACATGAGTCATGTTTTCTGTAAGAAAGGGGGTTGTCAGATACATATTTTCGTGTTCCTATCTTGACTTGTTCCTTAGCTTATGCTCAAACATTATATGCGACTATAAATGGAATATCGTCATATTATATCTTTTTATGTAAACCAATGGGCAGTGTCTAAACCAGGCATGCACTGACTATAAAAACTCGATAGCTGTGCTTAAAATACCATTTTTGTTGATAGCagtgttggtgtttttattttatttttattttttgcagctCTAGTTTGAACATTGATTTGTTTTCTGGAAGTTTGAAACTGTAACTCCATTAAATCATCATGCAGCCATATTGCCATTAAGGCATGATGTTACTGTGAGGAAActgtaataaaatacaaatcagGTTATTCTGATTTGATATCTCACTGCCCTCTGAAGCCTCTGAGCTCACATGGAGAGATTATTGATTCTTTTCAATCTCCCTACTAGGAACAATCAGATACAGAGATACGTTATGTCAGAGTGAATTCAACatggtttcttttttgtttttaaatgcaaactttgtccaaaacaGGATATCCAAAtactctcacaaacaaacaaatacaaagaaagaTACCTAAAAGTAATGAATATTATCTTTAATGGGACAGGAAATCACTTGTTTTGAAGTAGTTTTAGGTAAAAGCAGCAGGTATGGAGCCACACGTCCTGTTCTCTGAattgaggtgtttttttttcagtcctaTTGTCACAGACGTATATAATCAAGCACCTAGCCACGCAAAAAAGTCTTAATAAtattacagaaagaaaaaaaagtattgcaTTAAAGAGAAGGCCACAGTAAATGTGTAAAGATGTTTAATGTAGATTGACTTGGTACTTTCTAATCAGCAGGGCTCATTGCACGCATGACCACAGGATGTCCTGCAGCACTTCTGCTCTCCTGGACACTGACCAGCACACATGAAGGTAGTTTCAGGCAGAGGGCAGCAGCCAGCCTTCAGAGATACACCAAAGCCAAAAATATGATTAGTTACAAAATACCGTTAACCACTTGGTGAATTATTTAAATGGTCTTGGCTGCTTTGTGCATCTATCACCTTTGTAGGGAGCCATGCACTCATGTCCGCATCCATTGTAGCAACACTTCTCAAAAAAGGGACAGTCTCTATCATTAAAGCAAGATTCAAGGCAATGTCCATGGCCCAAGTGTCTGTGAGGACACACTCCTGGCTTTACtgaaatgaaagagaaatgaGTATAGAACAAGAACTCCAGAGAGTGTGGTGGGTTGTCCCTCTGAAAGATATCCTTTTACCTTATTGAACCCTGAATTGCAGTAAATTAGTAAAAATCTCTTCTAAGAGTTTCTGGAAATTGTGAAACATTTGATTGTGTTTTAGGCTGTGGCCACCCTGTTTCTCTGAAGGATGCTTACTGTACTTCCTTCTTCTCGACTAAGGTATGAGTTTCATGGATATCCAGTTGATTAATCTCTCGTTTCAAGTTATATTCCACCCAACGTGTACACTCCAGTTCCCAAATATCAGGCAAAACTTATACAGTCTCATACAAAATTACAGCAGTAAGTCTCTGGTCTGCAgtacacaaagaaacacatggtCATAAAGAAGAGTAACaggcttttttttaagttctcACTCTTTCATGTTTCATACAATCTCAAGTAAATGTGTatgaaattaaacattttctcttttttttgcacaatTGTTAGAGACAGCCTTTTCTGACTTCTACCTATTGTAGATGACATGATAACAGATAACCtgtagatcagcggtccccaacccccgggccacagaCTGGTAcaggtccgtgagtcgtttggttccgggctgcgagagttgaggctcggttGTGAAATTTATAGATTTTTAAGGTTTCGTtattttttatcgtttttatcattaactcggtttccctggctcttttcccgtgtgttatgaataaattttcttttttgggtaccggtactggttttattttgttgtatttatccgcgacaccttaaaggctagTCCGTGAAAATACTGtcagacataaaccggtccgtggggcaaaaaaggttgggggcCGCTGTTTTAGATAACTGTCACTTTGTTCGTATCTCACCTATGTATGGTACCATGCACTCATGTCCGCATCCATTGTAGCAACACTTCTCAATAAAGGGACAGTCTCTGTCATCAAAGCAAGATTCAGCACAATTTTTATGTGCAAAGTGCCTGCGAGGACACACTCCAGGCTTTCCTGAAAGGAAGGAGAGATTAGTGCAGACAAATAACCAGAAAGTGTGGTAAATGTGGCCTTAACCTGAAggaactttatttttaaactacttGTCATTTTATTAACTGAGAAGatttaaccaaatatttaaTCCACACCCTTTTCAGAAGACATTAAACATAGTGACACGTACTGAAGACAGGAGGGATGCAGATTTCTTCACCATCATGGATACAGCATATGTGGTCTCTAGGACAGCCATTACACCCCTTACGTGACAGATCAAAATTAAGATGGTGTGGGCATTCTGGTTTTGGAGGAAGCACTAAAACAGAAAAGGACATGGATGAGCTGTGGTAAATGAAGTCAGTCTTATAAAGCTGTCTGATTGCCAGTTTGGCTGCTTAACAAAGCAAACCAAATATGCACATTTCAGAAAGAAACCCCGAGCAGTAGATTATAAGCTGAACACGTCTGAGTCGAAAGAAACTTGGTTGTTAAAATGTCCCTTTGTTCAATCTCACCTGACACTGGAGCCATGCACTCATGTCCACATCCATTGGAGCAGCACTTCTCATTATTAGGACAGTCTCTGTCTTTAGAGCAAGATTCAGTACAATGCCTGTCGTGCAAGCGCCGGCGAGGACACACTCCAGGCTTTGCTGAAAGGAAAGAGAAATTAGTGTGGACAAAGAACTCTAACCAGAGAGGGTGGTAAATGTGGATTTAACTTGAAGAAACTTTATTATCTGTCATTTTATTAACCGAGAAGGTTTAACCAAAGATttaccacacacacagaaaagaaattaaacattGTGACACATACTGGAAACAGGAGGGACGCAGACTTCTTCACCATCATGGATACAGCAAGTGTGGTCTCTAGGACAGCCATTACACCCCTTACGTGACAGATCAAGCTTAAGATGGCGTGGGCATTCTGGGTTTGAAAGAAGTAGTAAAGTAGAAAAGGACATGGATGAGCTGTGGTAAATGAAGTCAGTCTTTTAAAGCTGTCTGATTGCCAGTTTGGCTGCTTAACAAAGCAAACCAAACATGCACATTTCAGAAAGAAACCCCGAGCAGTACACTGTTCCAAAAAATAGTAATGTCAAAGTAtcttactgtatattttacagttttgtactatctttctagaatatcattaaatttacataagtagactgtgattttacatgtcaaaggtaaaataacataacatcactgtaaatatagtaaaacacaatttacttgtttttttaaatatatttttttgtacatatgcatatttagattgtaaatacattcagaaatgtgtcataatttcacaaatatttgtcagtTATGTGAGAGAATgatctgttaaattcaaatgtaatactatggaaaaatatataaaatgatcgaAAATTAATGAGAATAATCAATAATTAAAGGAGTATTTGAATTATAATTTTGCTGAAATTTCATGTCATCTAGGTCTGATTCAATAATTCAGaggtaacaagtgaaaatataattaataggaataaaaactaaaaaaaacatataaaacattgCATGGCCACGCTGTgctaattatatatttaaaaaaataaatgtagaggTAGGAATTGCAATTACTATAAATCTCAAAGTATTCACaacattcctgaacagaaatgGGCCTCTGCACCTGGGGTGAGGGTGTGGCCATGAAAACAATGTGACATGCCATTGGATGTTGGGACACATAATAACATGATACTAAGCATCGGCCAATGAATGTGAACTAACAACCACAAGGTCGCGGGTATGGCTGCACTGTAGGAAAAAATCCTAATATAAAACTATTTTACTgtgcattttacagttttgttctgttcttctagaatatcattaaag from the Pelmatolapia mariae isolate MD_Pm_ZW linkage group LG20, Pm_UMD_F_2, whole genome shotgun sequence genome contains:
- the wfdc2 gene encoding WAP four-disulfide core domain protein 3, with the translated sequence MDKHWWTICALILAFCALAHFDTVLSARACCKLTVKPGVCPRRRLGYGRCAEFCSNDSDCPDKKKCCSNGCGHECMAPYVVKPGGCPLPETTPMCAEYCYHDGQCPGHQKCCRTTCGHACSEPC